From one Mytilus trossulus isolate FHL-02 chromosome 10, PNRI_Mtr1.1.1.hap1, whole genome shotgun sequence genomic stretch:
- the LOC134686908 gene encoding uncharacterized protein LOC134686908, with amino-acid sequence MAFLCPSRLGNTNRAKRNRGKEPTHRGRITGSDSVDTIEQVGLDRSDHMFTRSTVDIIQDFSPKAPGEVQVTKGETGRLIHTAKDWLYIEKTNGQTGYVPLSVCRTVKDIDSNTDISCANSVRSSRLSEYSADLSEDNTDIESVLSRNMSPLFQPKPQENSSSGILDEMDVKPFYKTSHGQYIVLFDFLGLNENDVSVERSELVDVLNIEEPDWSWVRKYDGLEGFVPKTYICPVEPLRKLVRNGGLNKKSGSNTTTSQGSTYIQRSGQPRCQNQVSIQNTSTEGFMSSAVSLQSTEGFMSSAVSLQSDSLPKHDSAKYGHKNVKKKLSDKTDTPPYTPDSHTALTSTNISVQPKQPDKEPPPYSSLHLKTQNESLFDPVFLEDHNQHDFSDQSLTDVTEIASSDLHNSSHFPPQPLATILSDNSRSSTYFDRHIADSLEHSNTYAINDINGTKPLRQSQINETTKESYQNPCSVNDSKQFILNDVLESNYGQYTDVSSSSIANEFSVKLKHDGDVSDSFKNVTEELAMILKRRQQITDGSISDSSRGTTHSRVSARSSVKSESIKTTRYSSNVNIGGQQSSYMVEYVMKYEYKGQPHGQQNIYVQKGEAIYADLNSQNSSEWIWVHIPRTDQYGYIPTSYAEKQTTVVL; translated from the exons ATGGCTTTTCTCTGTCCCAGTCGATTAGGAAATACAAATAGAGCAAAGCGAAATAGAG GGAAAGAACCGACACACAGAGGACGAATAACTGGAAGTGATAGTGTGGACACAATAGAACAAGTTGGATTAGATCGGTCAGATCATATGTTTACACGTTCAACGGTCGACATCATACAAGATTTCAGTCCAAAGGCACCAGGTGAGGTTCAGGTTACAAAAGGCGAGACTGGTCGACTCATACACACTGCCAAAGACTGGTTGTatattgagaaaactaacggtcaaACAGGTTATGTTCCACTATCGGTATGCCGTACGGTGAAAGATATAGATTCTAATACAGACATTTCTTGTGCGAATTCTGTTCGCAGCAGTCGTTTATCGGAGTACAGTGCAGACCTGTCGGAAGATAACACTGATATTGAGTCAGTGTTAAGCAGAAACATGTCGCCGTTATTCCAACCCAAACCACAAGAGAATTCAAGTAGTGGTATATTGGATGAAATGGATGTTAAACCTTTTTATAAGACCTCACACGGACAATATATAGTGCTCTTTGATTTTCTCGGACTTAACGAAAACGACGTAAGCGTTGAACGATCAGAGCTAGTTGACGTTTTAAATATAGAAGAGCCTGACTGGTCCTGGGTTAGGAAGTATGATGGGCTGGAAGGATTTGTACCAAAGACATATATTTGTCCAGTAGAGCCTCTCCGTAAACTAG TTcgaaatggtggattaaataaAAAGTCAGGGTCAAACACTACAACCAGCCAAGGTTCAACATACATCCAAAGAAGTGGTCAGCCTAGGTGTCAGAATCAAGTGTCCATACAAAATACATCAACGGAAGGTTTTATGTCTTCAGCAGTTAGTCTACAATCAACGGAAGGTTTTATGTCTTCAGCAGTTAGTCTACAATCAGATAGCCTACCAAAACACGACTCAGCAAAATATGGAcacaaaaatgtaaagaaaaaattatcCGACAAAACTGACACTCCTCCATACACACCAGACAGTCATACTGCATTAACATCCACAAACATTTCTGTACAGCCGAAACAACCCGACAAAGAACCACCACCATATTCAAGTCTTCACCTGAAAACACAAAATGAGTCACTCTTTGATCCAGTATTTCTTGAGGATCACAACCAACATGACTTTTCAGATCAGTCTCTGACCGATGTGACAGAAATTGCTTCCTCAGACTTACACAACAGTAGTCACTTTCCTCCACAACCTCTAGCAACAATCTTATCAGACAATTCAAGGTCCTCAACTTATTTCGACAGACACATAGCTGATTCGTTAGAACATTCAAACACTTATGCCATAAATGACATTAACGGAACCAAACCGCTCCGGCAATCTCAGATAAACGAAACCACGAAGGAATCTTACCAGAACCCGTGCTCAGTGAATGATTCAAAGCAGTTTATATTAAATGATGTTTTAGAATCTAACTATGGCCAGTATACAGACGTCAGTTCATCTAGCATTGCAAACGAATTCTCGGTTAAACTAAAACATGACGGAGATGTATCCGACTCGTTTAAAAACGTTACTGAAGAACTTGCCATGATATTAAAAAGGAGACAACAGATAACTGATGGCTCCATTTCTGATTCTTCACGAGGAACAACACATTCAAGGGTCTCTGCGAGATCTTCTGTTAAATCTGAAAGCATTAAGACAACACGGTATAGTTCTAATGTTAACATAGGTGGGCAGCAAAGTAGCTATATGGTTGAGTATGTCATGAAGTATGAATATAAAGGACAGCCACATGGGCAGCAAAATATCTATGTTCAAAAAGGGGAGGCAATTTATGCTGATTTAAATTCTCAAAATAGTTCAGAATGGATTTGGGTACATATACCCCGAACTGATCAGTATGGATACATTCCAACATCGTAtgcagaaaaacaaacaactgttgttttgtaa